ATATGTTTGAAAGCAAAGTATATGatccatcattctcagattccAATTCTGACAATCGCTTTGCAGCATATTCCCCAAGTTTAACATTTGAATGGGTCCTGCAAGCACTAAGCAATGCCACCCACACTATCGGGGTCGGCTCCATAGGCATGCCTTCAATGAGTCTTAAGGCTTCATCCAAGCGACCGGCACGACCCAAGAGGTCAACCATGCAAGCATAATGTTCCACTCCAGGAACAACCGCAAATTCCTCCCTCATGTCATTGAAGTATTGGATACCCTTCTCAACCATTCCAGTATGGCTGCAAGCATAAAGAGCAACAACCAATGTCACACCATCAGGCACCCACCCTGCTTTCCTCATCTCATCAAAAACCTGGAGAGCTTCTTCTCCACGACCATGCATGCCATAACCTGTCATTAGAGATGTCCAAGAGACATCATTCCTCCGCTTCATGTTATCAAACAAAACTCGAGCAGCATCAATGTCTCCAGATTTGGAATACATATCTATGAGGCAATTAGCGACAAACACCATCGCAGAATCATACTGATTACGGAACACATGAGCATGAATTTCTTTACCACATCTTAGAGCACCCAGACGAGAGCAAGCCATCAGAGCACAAGATAGAGTAAAAGCGTTTGGCTTTAGGAAATTCTTAGGTCCAAGCATCTTGGAGAAAAGCTCCAAGGCATCATTGGCTTCCGCATGCTGTGCATAACCACCAATCATGACAGTCCAGGTTACCACATTCCTACTCTTTGGTGCCATCAAGTCAAACATCATTCGTGCTACTTTTGCACTTTTGCACTTACCATACATGTCAATTAGACCATTAATTACCATTAGATCGTCCCCAGAATCACCTCCCTCCAAATTCAGAATACATTTTATCGCATAACAATGGGTCTCTTTTCCATGAAGGAGTGCTCCCACAGAAGCACAACTAGAAAGAAGAGACACAAGAGTAACAACATTCGGCTCTAAACCACAAGCTAGCATTTGTTGAAACACGCCCAATGCTTCATAACCAAGGCCCCTCTGAGCATACCCGGCAATCACCGCACTCCATGTTACAACATTCAACTTGATCTTCTCCTCCCACATCTTCTCAAACAGAGCAAGAGCATCCTCAAATCTACCAATTTGAGAGTACCCAGTTACCATAGCGTTCCAAGAGACAACATCCTTAACCACCATCCGCTCAAAAACCTTGTTTGCTTCATCCATCATCTGACACTTGGCATACATGTCCACGATAGCATTACCCACAAAAACATCCTCCACTAACCCACTCCGAACTGCAAAACCATGAACCTGCTTACCCTGAGACCACGCGCCCAATGAAGCACATGCTGGAAGAGTATTTACAATGCTAACAGCATCTGGACAGATTCTAGCATCTGCAGTCATTCTACCAAAGACCTTTAGTGCATTGTTTGCTTGACCACT
This is a stretch of genomic DNA from Carya illinoinensis cultivar Pawnee chromosome 15, C.illinoinensisPawnee_v1, whole genome shotgun sequence. It encodes these proteins:
- the LOC122297771 gene encoding pentatricopeptide repeat-containing protein At5g16860 isoform X2 produces the protein MLLAFFLHVKPKPLLPFNPFTTCFFCTTTRTPTIPLITATFFKQCKTLIQAKLLHQQILVQGLTNMATSLMGTYIACKAPGQALLVLERLVPTYSTVFWWNALIRRAVHLGFLEDVLGLYRKMQRLGWRPDHYTFPFVLKACVVAMYGRCGVLDEARQVFEDLCQRGIGDVVSWNSIVAAYVQSGQANNALKVFGRMTADARICPDAVSIVNTLPACASLGAWSQGKQVHGFAVRSGLVEDVFVGNAIVDMYAKCQMMDEANKVFERMVVKDVVSWNAMVTGYSQIGRFEDALALFEKMWEEKIKLNVVTWSAVIAGYAQRGLGYEALGVFQQMLACGLEPNVVTLVSLLSSCASVGALLHGKETHCYAIKCILNLEGGDSGDDLMVINGLIDMYGKCKSAKVARMMFDLMAPKSRNVVTWTVMIGGYAQHAEANDALELFSKMLGPKNFLKPNAFTLSCALMACSRLGALRCGKEIHAHVFRNQYDSAMVFVANCLIDMYSKSGDIDAARVLFDNMKRRNDVSWTSLMTGYGMHGRGEEALQVFDEMRKAGWVPDGVTLVVALYACSHTGMVEKGIQYFNDMREEFAVVPGVEHYACMVDLLGRAGRLDEALRLIEGMPMEPTPIVWVALLSACRTHSNVKLGEYAAKRLSELESENDGSYTLLSNIYANARRWKDVARIRSLMKHTGIRKRPGCSWVQGKKGTATFFVGDRSHPLSQKIYEILAELIQRIKAMGYIPETSYALHDVDDEEKGDLLFEHSEKLALAYGILTSPEGAPIRITKNLRVCGDCHTAITYISKIIDNEIILRDASRFHHFRNGSCSCRGYW
- the LOC122297771 gene encoding pentatricopeptide repeat-containing protein At5g16860 isoform X1, which translates into the protein MLLAFFLHVKPKPLLPFNPFTTCFFCTTTRTPTIPLITATFFKQCKTLIQAKLLHQQILVQGLTNMATSLMGTYIACKAPGQALLVLERLVPTYSTVFWWNALIRRAVHLGFLEDVLGLYRKMQRLGWRPDHYTFPFVLKACGELPSYRRGASVHAVVFANGFDSNVFICNAVVAMYGRCGVLDEARQVFEDLCQRGIGDVVSWNSIVAAYVQSGQANNALKVFGRMTADARICPDAVSIVNTLPACASLGAWSQGKQVHGFAVRSGLVEDVFVGNAIVDMYAKCQMMDEANKVFERMVVKDVVSWNAMVTGYSQIGRFEDALALFEKMWEEKIKLNVVTWSAVIAGYAQRGLGYEALGVFQQMLACGLEPNVVTLVSLLSSCASVGALLHGKETHCYAIKCILNLEGGDSGDDLMVINGLIDMYGKCKSAKVARMMFDLMAPKSRNVVTWTVMIGGYAQHAEANDALELFSKMLGPKNFLKPNAFTLSCALMACSRLGALRCGKEIHAHVFRNQYDSAMVFVANCLIDMYSKSGDIDAARVLFDNMKRRNDVSWTSLMTGYGMHGRGEEALQVFDEMRKAGWVPDGVTLVVALYACSHTGMVEKGIQYFNDMREEFAVVPGVEHYACMVDLLGRAGRLDEALRLIEGMPMEPTPIVWVALLSACRTHSNVKLGEYAAKRLSELESENDGSYTLLSNIYANARRWKDVARIRSLMKHTGIRKRPGCSWVQGKKGTATFFVGDRSHPLSQKIYEILAELIQRIKAMGYIPETSYALHDVDDEEKGDLLFEHSEKLALAYGILTSPEGAPIRITKNLRVCGDCHTAITYISKIIDNEIILRDASRFHHFRNGSCSCRGYW